In Stenotrophomonas sp. 169, one DNA window encodes the following:
- a CDS encoding DUF937 domain-containing protein yields MNASSLTSTLLQQLQQGPALQQVSKTLGVDSNQASQAIQSALPLLMGALGNNASNPQGAQSLLNALQRDHSTVSAAAPAAASGGLDLGGLLGAVLGGGGGQATNGAGILGHVFGGQTPQAAQLLGQKTGLDSGKSGQLLALLAPIVMSYLAQRFAQQGNAGQLSQELGQEAQASGMAGGGLAGLLDQDGDGKFGIGDVMKIGSGLFGKRP; encoded by the coding sequence ATGAATGCTTCCTCGCTCACTTCCACTCTCCTCCAGCAACTGCAGCAGGGCCCTGCCCTGCAGCAGGTATCCAAGACGCTGGGCGTGGACAGCAACCAGGCAAGCCAAGCCATCCAGTCCGCCCTGCCGCTGCTGATGGGGGCGCTGGGCAACAACGCCAGCAACCCCCAAGGCGCGCAGTCGCTGCTGAATGCCTTGCAGCGAGACCATTCGACCGTCAGCGCGGCCGCTCCAGCGGCTGCGTCCGGTGGCCTCGATCTGGGGGGCCTGCTCGGTGCGGTGCTGGGCGGCGGCGGTGGCCAGGCCACCAACGGTGCAGGCATCCTCGGCCATGTGTTCGGTGGCCAAACGCCGCAGGCTGCCCAGTTGCTCGGCCAGAAAACCGGCCTGGACAGCGGCAAGTCCGGCCAGTTGCTCGCCCTGCTCGCGCCTATTGTCATGTCGTACCTGGCACAGCGTTTTGCACAGCAGGGCAATGCCGGCCAGCTGAGCCAGGAATTGGGTCAGGAGGCGCAGGCCTCCGGCATGGCCGGCGGTGGCCTCGCTGGGCTGCTGGATCAGGATGGTGACGGCAAGTTCGGTATCGGTGACGTCATGAAGATCGGCAGCGGCTTGTTCGGCAAGCGCCCCTGA
- a CDS encoding acyltransferase family protein: protein MSYTTPRRDNAIDGLRALAVIAVILFHVDATLLPGGFTGVDLFFVVSGFVISQSLASRPNDHAGRFLLDFYRRRVLRLLPALLLVLLVTFLLSALLIPRAWRNEQFDQTGLGALLGVSNFVLAWQGGDYFSPGADLNPFLHTWTLGVEEQFYLLFPLLFLVWLRGRHTQAWSRWLLPVLALASLCFGAWQTRSAPVSAFYLLPARFWELASGALLYQFVATHRLAPHWQGWALPGLLLLVVGFLFVPELLSPVPGVIGTVVGTLMLLAAATAAASAQRAQPLLRALQWRPLAYLGRLSYGLYLWHWPLLVLLRWTYGMHGIALWAYPVLLLMLASASYHWVECPVRAAGWGKRWHPGKILLVAMAGLGVSTAAAWTTVQYTDSLSLSTTGDGYTWRAQRQPKWMPVETIDAPALAGRNLFVAGDSHAAAYRNMVSIAARQFDLNLHMDERGGCSIVNLLRASSDQCAPYLERVLSGIERDARPGDIVLLASLRMPELRDVDFSGGEEAAFATLRSERSAADEAAAEREANAVLARLEPLKVQVIIDAPLPVFRSAAYRCSDAFNRMNPACAGGLSVPRAQMEALRAPQMALLQRLAARYPAVHIWDPMPLLCTAERCTAMDGEQPLFFDQDHLSGHGNRVLLPDFDRLLLRIGQGTEE, encoded by the coding sequence ATGTCCTATACGACACCACGCCGTGACAACGCTATCGACGGCCTACGCGCGCTCGCCGTCATCGCGGTGATTTTATTCCATGTCGACGCCACGCTGCTGCCCGGCGGCTTCACCGGCGTCGACCTGTTCTTCGTCGTCTCCGGCTTCGTCATCAGCCAATCATTGGCCTCACGGCCGAACGACCACGCGGGCCGCTTCCTGCTGGATTTCTATCGGCGGCGGGTGCTGCGCCTGCTACCGGCGCTGCTGCTGGTGCTGTTGGTTACCTTCCTGTTGTCCGCACTGCTCATTCCGCGTGCGTGGCGGAACGAGCAGTTCGACCAGACCGGCCTGGGCGCACTGCTGGGCGTCAGCAACTTCGTTCTGGCTTGGCAGGGGGGCGATTACTTCTCACCCGGTGCCGATCTCAACCCCTTCCTGCATACCTGGACGCTGGGGGTGGAAGAGCAGTTCTACCTGCTGTTCCCGCTGCTGTTCCTGGTCTGGCTGCGCGGCAGACACACACAGGCGTGGTCGCGGTGGCTGCTGCCGGTTCTCGCACTGGCATCGCTGTGCTTCGGCGCCTGGCAGACGCGTTCTGCGCCAGTGTCGGCGTTCTACCTGCTGCCCGCACGATTCTGGGAACTGGCCTCGGGCGCGCTGCTGTACCAGTTCGTCGCCACGCATCGGCTGGCCCCCCACTGGCAGGGCTGGGCGCTGCCGGGTCTGCTGCTGCTGGTGGTCGGTTTCCTGTTCGTACCGGAGTTGCTGTCCCCGGTCCCAGGGGTGATAGGCACCGTCGTCGGCACGCTGATGTTGCTTGCCGCGGCGACGGCGGCCGCGAGTGCCCAGCGCGCACAGCCGTTGCTGCGCGCGCTGCAGTGGCGTCCGCTGGCCTACCTTGGCCGCCTTTCCTACGGACTGTATCTGTGGCACTGGCCGCTGCTGGTGCTGCTGCGCTGGACCTACGGCATGCACGGCATCGCGTTGTGGGCCTATCCGGTGCTGTTGCTGATGCTGGCCAGCGCGTCCTACCACTGGGTGGAATGCCCGGTGCGCGCGGCAGGCTGGGGCAAACGCTGGCATCCCGGCAAGATCCTGCTCGTCGCAATGGCCGGGCTGGGTGTGTCCACGGCAGCCGCTTGGACCACCGTCCAGTACACCGACAGTCTTTCACTGAGCACCACCGGCGACGGCTACACCTGGCGGGCGCAGCGGCAACCGAAGTGGATGCCGGTTGAAACGATCGATGCACCTGCACTGGCGGGCCGCAATCTGTTCGTGGCCGGCGACTCGCACGCGGCGGCGTATCGCAACATGGTGAGCATCGCGGCGCGGCAGTTCGACCTCAACCTGCACATGGATGAGCGAGGCGGTTGCAGCATCGTCAATCTGTTGCGAGCCAGCAGCGACCAGTGTGCGCCGTACCTGGAACGGGTGCTGTCCGGGATCGAACGCGATGCGCGGCCCGGCGACATCGTACTGCTCGCGTCCCTGCGCATGCCGGAACTGCGCGATGTGGACTTCAGCGGTGGGGAGGAGGCAGCCTTTGCCACGCTGCGTAGTGAGCGCAGTGCGGCTGATGAAGCTGCAGCCGAGCGTGAGGCGAATGCTGTGCTGGCGCGACTGGAACCGCTGAAGGTGCAGGTCATCATTGATGCCCCCCTGCCGGTGTTTCGTTCGGCCGCTTACCGGTGCTCTGACGCTTTCAACCGGATGAATCCGGCCTGCGCCGGTGGGCTGAGCGTGCCCCGCGCACAGATGGAAGCACTGCGGGCCCCACAGATGGCACTGCTGCAACGCTTGGCCGCGCGGTACCCCGCCGTGCACATATGGGACCCCATGCCACTGCTATGCACAGCAGAGCGCTGCACGGCGATGGATGGCGAGCAGCCGTTGTTCTTCGATCAGGATCACCTCAGCGGGCACGGCAACCGGGTACTCCTGCCTGATTTCGACCGACTGCTGCTGCGGATTGGCCAAGGCACCGAGGAGTGA
- the mutS gene encoding DNA mismatch repair protein MutS — protein sequence MKQFFAAKSEFPDLLLFFRMGDFYELFYDDARKAARLLDITLTQRGSSGGAPIPMAGVPVHAYEGYLARLVALGESVAICEQIGDPALAKGLVERKVVRIVTPGTVTDEALLDERRDTLLMALSRSKSGYGLAWADLAGGRFLVNEVDTDDALEAELARLEPAELLVPDEDNWPEFLRQRKGVRLRAPWLFDADSGRRQLLTFFKLHDLSGFGIDDKPRATGAAGALLGYVEETQKQRLPHLTSIAMEDAGEAIAMNAATRRHLELDTRVDGDTRNTLLGVLDSTVTPMGGRLLRRWLHRPLRLRNVLVQRHHAVETLIDRGAEADIREQFRRLGDLERILTRVALRSARPRDFSTLRDGLGLLPAVREVLAPLDSPRLQALHQLLGEHDDCARLLASAIAEMPPLKLSDGGVLADGFDDELDELRRLSTHADQFLVDLEQRERESSGIATLKVGYNRVHGYYIEISKGQSDRAPVHYTRRQTLTNAERYITEELKTFEDKVLSARDRSLSREKQLYEQLLDTLGESLEPLKQCAGALSELDVLAGFAERAQALDWSRPELETAPCLKIERGRHPVVEAVRDQPFEPNDLDLHPDRRMLVITGPNMGGKSTYMRQNALIVLLAHIGSFVPASRAVIGPIDRILTRIGAGDDLARGQSTFMVEMAETSYILHHATAHSLVLMDEIGRGTSTYDGLALADAVARHLAWHNRCYTLFATHYFELTALADEQHEGGRSGIANVHLDAVEHTDQGGNERLVFMHAVKDGPANRSFGLQVAALAGLPRATVAQARRRLAELEQRGGETQSAAVAPQALDAPQQFGLFAAHNTAALDALAAVDPDELTPRQALEALYRLKALI from the coding sequence ATGAAGCAGTTCTTCGCCGCAAAGTCCGAGTTCCCGGACCTGCTGCTGTTCTTCCGCATGGGCGACTTCTATGAGCTCTTCTACGACGACGCCCGCAAAGCCGCCCGCCTGCTGGACATCACCTTGACCCAGCGCGGCAGTTCAGGCGGCGCGCCGATTCCGATGGCCGGCGTCCCCGTCCACGCCTACGAGGGCTACCTGGCCCGGCTGGTCGCGCTGGGCGAGTCGGTCGCCATCTGCGAACAGATCGGCGATCCGGCCCTGGCCAAGGGGCTGGTTGAACGCAAGGTCGTGCGCATCGTCACTCCCGGCACGGTCACCGACGAAGCGCTGCTGGATGAGCGTCGTGACACCCTGCTGATGGCGTTGTCGCGCAGCAAGTCCGGTTACGGGCTGGCATGGGCAGATCTGGCCGGTGGCCGCTTCCTGGTCAACGAAGTGGACACCGACGACGCGCTGGAGGCAGAGCTTGCCCGTCTGGAACCGGCCGAACTGCTGGTGCCCGACGAAGACAACTGGCCCGAGTTCCTGCGCCAGCGCAAGGGCGTGCGCCTGCGTGCGCCGTGGCTGTTCGACGCCGATAGCGGCCGCCGCCAGTTGCTGACTTTCTTCAAGCTGCATGACCTCAGCGGCTTCGGTATCGATGACAAACCGCGTGCCACCGGCGCGGCCGGTGCGCTGCTGGGCTATGTGGAAGAAACGCAGAAGCAGCGCCTGCCCCACCTGACGTCCATCGCGATGGAAGACGCGGGCGAAGCGATCGCCATGAACGCTGCCACGCGCCGTCACCTGGAGCTGGATACGCGCGTGGACGGTGATACGCGCAACACCCTGCTCGGCGTACTCGACAGCACCGTCACCCCGATGGGCGGCCGTCTGCTGCGCCGTTGGCTGCATCGCCCGCTGCGCCTGCGCAATGTGCTGGTGCAGCGCCACCACGCGGTGGAAACGCTGATCGACCGCGGCGCGGAGGCGGACATCCGCGAGCAGTTCCGTCGCCTGGGCGACCTGGAACGCATCCTCACCCGCGTGGCCCTGCGCTCGGCGCGACCGCGCGATTTCTCCACGTTGCGCGATGGACTTGGCCTGCTGCCGGCCGTGCGCGAGGTGCTGGCGCCGCTCGATTCGCCGCGCCTGCAGGCGCTGCATCAGCTGCTGGGCGAGCATGACGACTGCGCGCGCCTGCTGGCCAGTGCGATCGCCGAAATGCCACCGCTCAAGCTCAGCGATGGCGGCGTGCTGGCCGATGGCTTCGATGACGAGCTGGACGAACTGCGCCGACTGTCCACTCATGCGGACCAGTTCCTGGTGGACCTGGAGCAGCGCGAGCGCGAGAGCAGCGGCATCGCCACGCTGAAAGTCGGCTACAACCGCGTGCACGGTTACTACATCGAAATCAGCAAGGGACAGTCCGATCGCGCGCCGGTGCATTACACCCGCCGCCAGACACTGACCAATGCCGAGCGCTACATCACCGAAGAACTGAAGACCTTCGAAGACAAGGTGCTGTCTGCGCGTGACCGCTCGCTGTCGCGTGAGAAACAGTTGTACGAGCAACTGCTCGACACGCTGGGCGAGTCCCTGGAACCGCTGAAGCAGTGCGCCGGCGCCCTGAGCGAACTGGATGTACTGGCCGGCTTCGCCGAACGCGCGCAGGCGCTTGACTGGTCGCGCCCGGAGCTGGAAACGGCGCCCTGCCTGAAGATCGAGCGCGGACGCCATCCTGTGGTGGAAGCGGTGCGTGACCAGCCCTTCGAACCCAATGACCTGGACCTGCATCCGGACCGCCGCATGCTGGTCATCACCGGTCCGAACATGGGCGGTAAATCCACCTATATGCGTCAGAACGCGTTGATCGTGCTGCTGGCCCATATCGGCAGTTTCGTGCCGGCCAGCCGCGCGGTGATCGGTCCGATCGACCGCATCCTGACGCGCATCGGTGCAGGCGACGACCTCGCGCGCGGGCAGTCCACCTTCATGGTGGAGATGGCCGAAACCAGTTACATCCTGCACCACGCCACGGCGCATTCGTTGGTGTTGATGGACGAGATCGGCCGTGGCACATCGACGTACGACGGACTGGCGCTGGCCGATGCGGTCGCCCGTCATCTGGCATGGCACAACCGCTGCTACACGTTGTTTGCCACGCACTATTTCGAGCTGACCGCCTTGGCCGACGAACAGCACGAAGGTGGCCGCAGCGGCATCGCGAATGTGCATCTGGATGCGGTGGAGCACACCGACCAGGGCGGCAACGAGCGACTGGTGTTCATGCATGCGGTAAAGGACGGGCCGGCCAACCGCAGCTTCGGCCTGCAGGTCGCGGCGCTGGCCGGTCTGCCGCGGGCAACGGTGGCGCAGGCGCGTCGCCGTCTGGCCGAGCTGGAGCAGCGTGGGGGCGAGACCCAGTCGGCTGCGGTTGCACCGCAGGCGCTGGATGCACCGCAGCAGTTCGGCTTGTTTGCCGCGCACAATACGGCCGCGCTGGACGCCCTGGCGGCGGTCGATCCGGACGAGCTGACCCCGCGCCAGGCGCTGGAAGCGCTGTACCGGCTGAAAGCGCTGATCTGA
- a CDS encoding EAL domain-containing protein, translated as MAFQPIVDARDESIFGYEALVRSMDGGSAADVIAQVHPEQLYRFDQTCRVKAIETASRLGLRERLSINFFPNAVYEPATCIRLTLSAAQACGFPTEKLIFETTEAEQMRDRLHITRIFRDYRARGFLTAIDDFGAGYAGLTLLADFQPDLLKLDMALIRGIDTDPVRQAIVRGVVDIGTSVGSTVLAEGVETVAEYQFLRSLGIALYQGYLFGKPQLEALGSVDASLWEHLRLPATASE; from the coding sequence ATGGCCTTCCAGCCCATCGTGGATGCCCGCGACGAATCCATCTTCGGCTACGAGGCGCTGGTGCGCTCGATGGACGGCGGCAGTGCGGCGGATGTCATCGCCCAGGTGCACCCGGAGCAGTTGTACCGTTTCGACCAGACCTGCCGGGTCAAGGCCATCGAAACCGCCTCGCGCCTCGGGCTGCGTGAGCGGCTTTCGATCAACTTCTTCCCCAACGCCGTGTATGAGCCGGCCACCTGCATCCGCCTGACCTTGAGCGCTGCGCAGGCCTGCGGATTCCCCACCGAAAAACTGATCTTCGAGACCACCGAAGCCGAGCAGATGCGCGACCGCCTGCACATCACCCGCATCTTCCGCGACTACCGCGCCCGCGGGTTCCTGACCGCGATCGATGACTTCGGCGCCGGTTATGCGGGGCTGACCCTGCTCGCCGATTTCCAGCCGGACCTGTTGAAACTGGACATGGCGCTGATCCGTGGCATCGACACCGATCCGGTGCGCCAAGCCATTGTCAGGGGGGTCGTGGACATCGGCACGTCGGTCGGCTCGACGGTGCTGGCCGAGGGGGTGGAGACCGTGGCGGAGTATCAGTTCCTGCGCTCGCTGGGCATCGCGTTGTACCAAGGCTACCTGTTCGGGAAGCCGCAACTGGAGGCGCTGGGCAGCGTCGATGCGTCGCTCTGGGAACACCTGCGCCTGCCTGCCACGGCATCGGAGTGA
- a CDS encoding cation diffusion facilitator family transporter — translation MAKPSGSRLVIYAALAGNLAIAIAKFVAAGISGSSAMVSEGVHSLVDTINEVLLLYGLRRAERKPDAAHPFGHGRELYFWSFIVALLVFAAGAGVSAYEGIQHIRHPEPATNHTVSYVVLGVSMVFEGASWWIALREFRATKGSMGYFEAFRRSKDPTTFTVLLEDSAALLGLFFAMAGLLAAQVLDMPVLDGVASLCIAGVLALTAFLLARETKGLLVGEPAHPHVAERIMAVANADPDLRHANGLSTMQMGPNQVVAMLSAEFEDDCTTPEIEACIARIETTVRSEYPELTALFIKPQTPETYRARRAAMLAGPAPAE, via the coding sequence ATGGCCAAGCCCTCCGGCTCCCGTCTCGTCATCTATGCCGCCCTCGCCGGCAACCTCGCCATCGCCATCGCCAAGTTCGTCGCCGCCGGTATATCGGGCAGCTCGGCCATGGTCAGCGAGGGTGTGCACTCGCTGGTCGACACCATCAACGAGGTGCTCCTGCTGTACGGACTGCGCCGCGCAGAGCGCAAGCCGGATGCGGCCCACCCCTTCGGCCACGGTCGCGAGCTGTATTTCTGGAGTTTCATCGTGGCCCTGCTGGTGTTCGCGGCCGGTGCAGGCGTATCAGCCTACGAAGGCATCCAGCACATCCGCCATCCGGAGCCGGCCACGAACCACACCGTGAGCTATGTGGTGCTGGGCGTCTCCATGGTGTTCGAAGGCGCTTCGTGGTGGATTGCGCTGCGCGAGTTCCGTGCTACCAAGGGCAGCATGGGCTACTTCGAAGCGTTCCGGCGCAGCAAGGACCCCACCACGTTTACCGTCCTGCTGGAAGACAGCGCCGCCCTGCTCGGGCTCTTCTTTGCGATGGCCGGCCTGCTGGCCGCGCAGGTGCTGGACATGCCCGTCCTGGATGGCGTGGCGTCGCTGTGCATCGCCGGCGTGCTGGCGCTCACGGCCTTCCTGCTCGCCCGTGAAACCAAGGGTCTGCTCGTCGGCGAACCGGCGCACCCGCACGTGGCCGAACGCATCATGGCCGTAGCCAACGCCGATCCTGACCTGCGCCACGCCAACGGCCTGAGCACCATGCAGATGGGGCCCAATCAAGTCGTGGCGATGCTGAGCGCGGAGTTCGAAGATGACTGCACCACGCCGGAAATCGAGGCCTGCATCGCGCGCATCGAGACCACGGTGAGAAGCGAGTACCCGGAGCTGACGGCCCTGTTCATCAAGCCGCAGACGCCGGAAACCTATCGGGCACGACGTGCCGCGATGCTGGCCGGTCCCGCACCGGCGGAATGA
- a CDS encoding DUF6491 family protein, translating to MIKTLRLVSLAMAGLVPGVVLAQQGPADRVPPASHCLDARDIRQVEQASAESIAVRGGNGQAYRIDFSGEGCPGINEASQVRLDAPAGWACGRPSEQVIVDGRNCGISAVTVMDNRDFAEAARESSRQFAATLPGITVTGDGDAQGARRSARHTFEGTHDFCFATRHVRSWNEDPQGVVVETNPRRNGGVRYYRVELGGSCSILAGAQSVDFQSGFQNGLICGNPGDRIVMTPSAIIGDLRSSTPRFARPGCEVLAVYPKD from the coding sequence GTGATCAAGACCCTACGCCTTGTTTCCCTTGCCATGGCCGGGCTGGTCCCGGGCGTGGTTCTTGCCCAGCAGGGCCCCGCCGACCGGGTGCCGCCGGCCTCCCACTGCCTGGATGCGCGCGATATCCGTCAGGTAGAACAGGCCAGCGCGGAGTCCATCGCGGTGCGCGGCGGCAATGGGCAGGCGTATCGGATTGATTTCAGCGGGGAGGGATGCCCGGGCATCAACGAAGCCAGTCAAGTGCGGCTGGACGCACCGGCGGGCTGGGCCTGCGGCCGCCCCAGCGAGCAGGTTATCGTGGATGGGCGGAACTGCGGCATCAGTGCGGTGACGGTGATGGACAACCGGGATTTCGCTGAGGCTGCCCGTGAAAGCAGCCGTCAGTTCGCCGCTACGCTGCCGGGCATCACCGTGACCGGCGACGGGGACGCCCAGGGCGCACGCCGCAGTGCGCGGCATACGTTCGAAGGCACGCACGATTTCTGCTTTGCCACCCGCCATGTACGCAGCTGGAATGAAGATCCGCAGGGTGTGGTGGTTGAAACCAATCCACGCCGCAACGGCGGCGTGCGTTACTACCGTGTGGAGCTGGGCGGGTCCTGCAGCATTCTTGCCGGCGCACAGTCGGTGGACTTTCAGTCCGGCTTCCAGAACGGTCTGATCTGCGGCAACCCGGGCGACCGCATCGTGATGACGCCGTCGGCCATCATCGGTGACCTGCGCTCCAGCACGCCGCGTTTCGCGCGGCCGGGCTGTGAGGTGCTGGCGGTGTACCCGAAGGACTAG
- a CDS encoding YiiX/YebB-like N1pC/P60 family cysteine hydrolase, whose protein sequence is MPSLLLFLVMLVAPVLSAQAAPVQPQNGDLLFVTAARTGLSGAIHDATGKQGAASYDHVALVAHEEEGEVVLHADEKGSRAQDLDSFLADARAKHRQVIVYRLKGEARTAIPAAIARARTLLGKPYNFTYVQDEGSYYCSDFIERAFRAQHVFATQPMNFKNLQTGEISSYWVDFYKSKGMEVPQGAPGTNPNDMSASPVLERIGSAL, encoded by the coding sequence ATGCCAAGCCTGCTGCTTTTCCTCGTCATGCTGGTTGCGCCCGTGCTGTCGGCCCAGGCCGCGCCGGTCCAGCCGCAGAACGGCGATCTGCTGTTCGTCACCGCCGCCCGTACCGGGCTCAGCGGGGCCATCCACGATGCCACCGGCAAACAGGGGGCGGCGAGTTACGACCACGTTGCACTGGTCGCGCACGAAGAGGAGGGCGAGGTGGTGCTGCATGCGGACGAGAAAGGTTCCCGCGCGCAGGACCTGGACAGCTTCCTCGCCGATGCGCGGGCCAAACATCGACAGGTCATCGTCTACCGTTTGAAAGGCGAAGCGCGCACGGCGATCCCGGCGGCCATCGCACGTGCGCGTACGTTGCTGGGCAAGCCGTACAACTTCACCTATGTGCAGGACGAAGGCAGTTACTACTGTTCTGATTTCATCGAGCGCGCGTTTCGTGCACAGCACGTGTTCGCTACCCAGCCGATGAACTTCAAGAATCTGCAGACGGGCGAGATATCGTCGTACTGGGTGGATTTCTACAAGAGCAAGGGTATGGAGGTTCCACAGGGTGCACCAGGAACCAATCCGAATGACATGTCCGCATCGCCGGTGCTGGAACGCATCGGCAGCGCGCTGTAA
- a CDS encoding alpha/beta hydrolase-fold protein, which yields MNMVLTAVLAVFLVGCGSVSASVPVAQRGQGQPYEIVGSEVWDVPDPVSGRGYQVFVNLPASYAKDPARRYPVLYVTDADYAFPVLRQVGRRLGSSVQEFILVGVSYAVGEEGTTSRRRDYTPTALGAADAPDGAVHGGGAAHAAYLRDQVLPFVAQRFRTDETRRLFLGHSYGALLGTQILFSDPALFSGYVLGSPSYWYDDHVMDRMERESAQTLRDMPATVYFYIGEYEAKKVGDPRYLQDDDMVEDARRMERTLRARKYPSLKLRLDVLNDEDHLTVAPRGFTLGLKYLLPGPSKTDP from the coding sequence ATGAACATGGTGTTGACTGCCGTGCTGGCGGTTTTTCTTGTGGGATGCGGATCGGTTTCGGCATCCGTGCCGGTCGCGCAGCGGGGCCAGGGGCAGCCGTATGAGATCGTTGGCAGCGAGGTGTGGGACGTGCCCGATCCGGTGTCGGGCCGCGGGTACCAGGTGTTCGTCAACCTGCCTGCGTCGTATGCGAAGGACCCTGCACGCCGTTACCCCGTGCTGTATGTCACCGACGCCGACTATGCCTTCCCGGTCCTGCGCCAGGTGGGCAGGCGGCTGGGCAGTTCGGTGCAGGAATTCATTCTGGTGGGCGTGTCCTACGCGGTAGGCGAAGAGGGCACGACCAGCCGGCGTCGCGACTACACGCCCACGGCGCTGGGCGCGGCCGATGCGCCGGATGGCGCGGTGCATGGCGGTGGTGCCGCACACGCCGCCTATCTGCGGGACCAGGTGCTGCCCTTCGTCGCGCAGCGTTTCCGAACGGATGAAACGCGTCGGCTGTTCCTGGGGCACTCCTACGGGGCACTGCTGGGTACGCAGATCCTGTTCAGTGATCCCGCGCTTTTCTCCGGCTACGTGCTCGGCAGCCCCTCTTACTGGTACGACGACCACGTCATGGACCGCATGGAGCGGGAGTCTGCGCAGACGCTGCGTGACATGCCGGCCACTGTGTATTTCTACATCGGCGAGTACGAGGCCAAGAAGGTCGGTGACCCGCGCTACCTGCAGGACGATGACATGGTGGAGGATGCCCGCCGGATGGAGCGCACGTTGCGCGCGCGCAAGTATCCGTCACTGAAGCTGCGGCTGGATGTGTTGAACGATGAAGACCACCTGACGGTCGCCCCGCGCGGGTTCACGTTGGGCTTGAAGTATCTGCTGCCAGGGCCGAGCAAAACCGACCCGTAA
- a CDS encoding barstar family protein, whose protein sequence is MTDRFIIEGSRITDIPALYAELNRVFMEDEDWTLGASLDALDDLLYGGYGKLLGMEQATVVWRNMDISRASLGLEATREWLQQKLAQPGFSTGRISQQLQALEDGTGQTYFDIVLEIFAAHPNIHLQPSR, encoded by the coding sequence ATGACCGACCGCTTCATCATCGAAGGATCCCGCATTACCGACATACCGGCACTGTATGCCGAGCTCAACCGGGTGTTCATGGAAGACGAAGACTGGACGTTGGGCGCCAGCCTCGATGCGCTGGACGACCTGCTGTACGGCGGCTACGGGAAGCTGCTGGGCATGGAGCAAGCCACGGTGGTGTGGCGGAACATGGACATCAGCAGGGCGTCTCTCGGCCTTGAGGCCACCCGCGAATGGCTGCAGCAGAAACTCGCGCAGCCCGGCTTTTCGACCGGCCGCATAAGCCAGCAACTGCAGGCGCTGGAAGACGGCACCGGTCAGACCTATTTCGACATCGTGCTGGAAATATTCGCCGCCCACCCGAACATCCACCTGCAACCCAGCAGGTAG